The Rhodospirillales bacterium genome includes the window GCCGGCACCGGCCAACAGAACCCCCATCATCAAACGTGCAAAGCGAGACCCCATTACCCCTCATATGGTCTTGCAAAAGACTAACGGATAAGTGTCGCAATACCGTTGCCGCGCGTCAATGCGCGCCAGCCCGGTTTTCCCGGAAAAATACCGTAAAAATTAAGGATATTAGCGCTTGCCGCCGCCCATGAAAGCGGGCAGATGGTCACCGAATCCCGGCCCCGATTTGTCGTCGGCATCAAACGCCTGCGCGCGGTTGCCCGCGCCGGGTCGGCGTTCGCCATGGACGTTACGCCCCTCGCCCTTCGCGGGCGCTTCCGCGCTCTTTTTACGATCCCCGCGCGAACGTTCGTGTTTTTCCTGTTTTTCGGCTTTTTCCTCGCGCTGCCCATCGCCCCCGCTACGCGCAGGCGCATCGGCCCGCGGGATGGCTCGGCCGATCAACTTTTCGATCGCGTCCACCAGTTTACCGTCGTCCGGCGTGGCCAGCGTGTATGAAACCCCGGTCCGTCCGGCGCGGCCCGTGCGCCCGATGCGATGGACGTAATCCTCGGCATTGAACGGCACGTCGTAATTGAACACGTGACTGACGCCCGTGATATCAAGGCCGCGCGCCGCGACATCGGAACAGATCATCACCGCCACCTGCCCGTCCTTGAACGCCTGAAGCGTTTCCGTGCGCTTGGCTTGCGGCATGTCGCCGTGCAGCGGCGCGGCGGAAATCCCCTGCCCCGCAAGGAATCGCGCCAGCGTGCTGACGTCGCGCTTGCGGTTGCAGAACACGAAGGCGTTGACGACGCCCGTGGCCGGATCCTCGATCAGGCGCAAAAGCGTACGGTCCTTGTCCCGTCCGCCCTTCAGGGCAATCAGGTTCTGCGACACGGTTTCCGCGGGGCTTGCCTGCGCCGCGACGGCCACGGTGCGCGGATTTTGCATGAATTGTTCGGCCAGCTTCTGGATCGGCCCCGGCATGGTCGCGGAGAACAAAAGCGTCTGGCGGATCGGCGGGATCAGTTTCAGGATGCGTTCGATATCCGGAATGAACCCCATGTCCAGCATCCGGTCAGCCTCGTCGACGACCAGCACCTTGATATCGTTGAGCAACACGTTCCCACGCTCGAACAGATCAAGCAGCCGCCCCGGCGTGGCGATCAGAACGTCCACCCCGCGTTGCAGCAGGCTGATCTGCTGGTCCATGCCGACGCCGCCCACGATCAGGCATTTGGACAGGCTGGAATATTTCCCGTACTTGTCGAAATTCTCGGCGATCTGCGCCGCAAGCTCGCGCGTCGGCGTCAAAATCAGCGCGCGCGGCATCCGCGCCTTGGAAATGCCGCCCGCCAAAATCTCGATCATCGGCAGGGTAAAGGAAGCCGTCTTGCCGGTGCCGGTGCGCGCAATGCCGATGACGTCGCGGGCCTGCAAAATCCACGGGATGGCCCTGGTCTGGATTTCCGTGGGCGTGACATAACCGGCTTCTGTCACGGCACGCAAAAGCGTGTCGGACAAACCAAGGTTTTCAAAGGTGTTTTCACTCATCGCGCGCGATATTAGCCTTTTTGCGCGAAACCGCAAGTTTCGCGTGATTTAGGGCGCCACACTTGACACCCCCCGCGCGCGGTCCATCCTCATTCCGCATGAGCCACCCACCCGGTCCACCCGGCATTAACGCCTTTTTACGCGCCGCCCGCACCATCGCGGTGGTCGGCGCCTCGCCCGACCCCATGCGCTCAAGCCACGGCGTGATGCGCGCGCTTCAGGGCGCGGGCTATCGCTGCATCCCGGTCAACCCGAAGGAAACGGAAATTCTCGGCGAACGCTGCTACAAATCCCTTTCCGACATCCCGGCGGATATCACAATCGACATCGTCGACGTGTTTCGCCGCGCCGAATACGCGCCCGCCATCGCGCGCGAGGCCGTGGCGCGCGGCGCGAAATGCCTGTGGCTGCAAATGGGCATCGTCAACGACGACGCCATGGACATCGCCCGCGCGGGCGGCCTGCACGCGGTACAGGACGAATGCCTTGCCGTCGTCGTCCGCACCCTGACCTGACACCCCCAACGAAAGAAAAACCATGACAGACGCGAAACCCCTGGGCATGTACGAAGCCTCGATCCCGGTATTCGTCCGCCACCTTGAAAATCTGGCCGTCTTCCTCAAAAAGGGCGCGGACGATGCGGCCGCGCGCAACATCGACCCCGCCGTTTTTCTCAATGCGCGGCTTGCGCCGGACATGTTTGCACTGACGCGACAGGTCCAGATCGCGACCGATATGTGCAAGGCTTTCCCCTGTCGCTTGACCGGGGCCGAACCGCCAAGTTACCCCGACACCGAAACCGGCTTCGACGAATTGCAGGCGCGCATTGCAAAAACCATCGCGCATCTAAAAACCTTCACCCCGGCACAGATCGACGGGCGCGAGGGCGCAAGCGTCGTCTTCCCGCGTCGCGGCGGGCGCGAATGGCGGTTTAGCGGCGCGGACTATCTGATGCATTACGTCACGCCCAACCTGCTTTTCCACATCACCACCGCCTACGCCATCCTGCGTCACAACGGCGTCAATCTGGGCAAGGCCGATTTTCTGGGAATGTAGACAGCCCTCGCCAAAGGCGGCGACAGAGGCAAAACAAAACGATAGGCAGGAAATGGCGTCCCCTACGGGATTCGAACCCGTGTCGCCTCCGTGAAAGGGAGGTGTCCTAGGCCTCTAGACGAAGGGGACGTGCAAAGGCGTCTTTAAGACGGGCGATCTTTACCCGCGCCCGCGCCAAAAGGCAAGCCTTTTTGCGGCCCGGTTACGCCCCTTGCTGCACCGCCGGTCAAGATTGTCTTGGCGCGGGCGCGACAGGCCATTATACCTGTGCGGTCATGACCCCCGCACCTCACGCCGCCCACAAGCACGCGCAGGACACCCCGGCCGAAACCGGTGCTTCCGTCCGTCTGCTTGACCGCGTGCACACCCCCGCCGATCTGCGCGCGTTGAACGACACCCAGCTTAAGCGCGTCGCCGACGAGGTCCGGGCCGAGATGATCGACGCAGTGGCCCAGACCGGCGGGCATCTGGGCGCGGGTCTGGGCGTGGTCGAACTGACCGTCGCCATCCACGCCGTTTTCGATACCCCGCGCGACAAACTGATCTGGGATGTCGGACATCAGGCCTATCCGCATAAAATCCTGACCGGGCGGCGCGACCGCATCCGCACCCTGCGTCAGGGCGGCGGCCTGTCCGGTTTTACCAAGCGCTCGGAATCCGAATACGACCCGTTCGGCGCGGCTCATTCATCGACCTCGATTTCCGCGGGGCTGGGCATGGCGGTCGCGCGCGACCTGCGCGGCGACGACAACGCGGTGATCTGCGTCATCGGCGACGGCGCCATGTCGGCGGGCATGGCCTATGAAGCGATGAACAACGCGGGCGCCCTGCATTCGAACCTGATCGTCATCCTCAACGACAACGATATGTCCATCGCCCCGCCCGTCGGCGCGATGAGCCGCTATCTGGCCCGCCTCGTCTCATCCAAACCGTATATGGGCGCGCGCGACACCGCCAAACGCATCGCCAAGATCCTGCCCGAGCCGTTCCAGAAGGCCGCCCGCCGGGCCGAGGAAACCGCCCGCGCCGCCCTTGGTTCCGGCACGCTGTTCGAGGAAATGGGCTTTTATTATATCGGCCCGGTCGACGGGCACGACCTTGACGCGCTTTTGCCCATCCTGCGCAATCTGCGCGACACGCCGCATGACGGGCCGATCCTGCTGCACGCCATCACCAAAAAAGGCAAGGGCTACCCCCCCGCCGAGGACGCGGCGGACAAAATGCACGGCGTCACGCGCTTCAACGTTGTCACCGGCGCGCAGGAAAAATCGCGCGCTGACGCGCCCAGCTTCACCAGCGTCTTCGGGCGCGAACTGGTCCGCCACGCGCGCCGCGACGAAAGCATCGTCGGCATCACCGCCGCCATGCCCGCGGGCACCGGCATGGATATCTTCGCCGACGCCTTCCCCGACCGCATGTTCGACGTCGGCATTGCCGAACAGCACGCGGTGACCTTCGCGGCCGGGTTGGCCGCCGAGGGGTTAAAGCCCTTTTGCGCGATTTATTCCACCTTCCTGCAACGCGCCTATGACCAGCTGGTGCATGATGTGGCGATACAAAACCTGCCGGTGCGCTTCGCGCTCGACCGCGCAGGTTTGGTCGGCGCCGACGGCGCGACGCATGCGGGGTCGTTCGACATCGCCTATCTGGGCTGCTTGCCCAACATGATGCTGATGGCGGCCGCCGACGAAGCCGAACTTGCGGCGATGGTCGCGACCGCCGCCGCATACGATTCCGGCCCCTGCGCCCTGCGCTATCCGCGCGGCAACGGCTTTGGCGTCGCGATGCCGGAAAATCCCGCGCCGCTGCGCATCGGGCGCGGGCGCGTCCTGCGCCGGGGCGACGACGTGGCCATCCTGTCCTACGGCGCGCGGCTTCAGGAATGCCTTGCCGCCGCCGACATTCTGGCCGCGCGCGGCGTATCATGCACCGTGGCCGATGCCCGTTTTGCCAAACCGCTTGATACCGCGCTGGTCGCCGATCTGGTCAAAAACCACAAGGGCGTGGTCACGATCGAGGAAGGATCGGCCCAGGGCTTCGGCGCGATCGTGCTTCAGCATCTGGCTGGCACGGGCGCGTTCGACCGCGGCTGCCGCATCCGCACCCTGCATCTGCCCGACATCTATCAGGATCAGGACAAACCCGAAAAACAATACGAACAGGCTGGACTTTCCGCCGCCCACATCGCCACCGCCGCCGCAAGACTGGCGAAAAATTGACAAGCGCGCATACGGCCATTTAACCCATATTCATGGCCGAACCCAAAAAATCCTGTGCCCTGATAGTCGGCATCCAGCCGGGCAAAAATTATGTGCCCGTCAACGCTGGCATGCGCCTGCACGAAAAATTTTCGGTGGCGGTCACGAATTACTTTAGCAATTCCGATTCATATACGTACATCCAACTGCGGAATGAAAAGGACCGGACCAGCAGCTATTTCTTCGACAAAACCAGCAAGGCCGCCATCAATCGCAATATTGTAATCTCCAGCCTGCTCGGCATGTTCACCGTATATTTCTTGCCCGCAATCATTATCTTGCCCGCTTGTGTGATGATCCCGCTTGCGGGCGCCCTCGACAAAGCCCGGATACGCCGCACCGCCAACGCCGCGCCAAAAATTACCATGGCGGTGCCGATCAGCGCGAAAACGCATTACGAAATCACGCGCCGCCTGCAAAAAACCCGGCATCGCTGCGGCGTTTATTCCCTGCTTTTCAACAACTGTTCCCATTATGCGGCCGGCCTGGGAAAACGGCACGGCATGCCGCTCAAGCGTCATTTACTGATGACCCCGCTGGGCCTCGCGCGCCAGATCAGGCGTTACGCGCCAAGAAATCCCGCCTAGGCGGCGAACACAGGCTTATAAAAATTATAGGCAAAACCACCAGCCTACGGGTTTTGGAGGAGTCGCTCGCGCCTCCCGCCGGAAAGCGTCCCAATCGGTGACTTTGGCAGCCAAGGCACCGGAATTCACGATAAAATCGGCGGGCGATACGATTTTTGGATCAATGCGTCCCGCCACCACTTCCCGCAGATATTCCAGCGAACAGGGATAAAGCGTATATTTCTTGAATTGCAAAGACGCCTTGATCAACGCGCTGTCATTCGCCGCGCGCGCTGGGTCTGTATTGACCCCAAGATCGCAGATCTTGAGCATCGCGGCATCTATATCCTGCGCCAGTTCGTGAATATAGACCAGATATCCTTGCCAGCGCTTGCGTGCAAGCCGGTCAAGCGAGGCGACGAAAGCTGCGGGAAAACCGCGGTGCAACAGATGGCGCGGCGTCCATACCGGCAACCCTTGCGAATTTTCGATTTCCAGCACCTCGTGCAAAATAGCCAGCGCACGCAGATAATTCAGACGATCCGGCGAAACCTGTCCTTGATACTGTTTGACAACAAATGCATCGACCGCATCGATATGATGCCACAGCGTCCGGTCCGAACCCTTGTCGGTCTGGTGTTCATACGCCTCGCCCGCCAGTTTCTGCGCCTGCGCCAAAAGATCGAACACACGCGGCTGCGCCGCCTTGCGTCGGAACAACTCGCCAAGACGGTCCTGCAAACGTGGCGCGATCGGAAAACGGGGCCGATAGAACGCGGAAGACGTATCTGACATGGGCAAAAACCTAGGGCGCACCCGGCAGTTTTAAACGCCGAAAGACTAACGCCATACATTGCGTGGGGTCAATTTTAATAACAGCTAGAAAAGCACTATGAAAAATATATGCGCTTTAGTTCTTCACATTTCCATCCACTTGGATATCCACAGGCTCTGGGGATAAATCCTTCCACCACACGGGCTTAAGGGCGGGTTTGTCCGGTTCCGTGGACGACGTTTTGCACCGTGGTCAACTGTTCGGCCCCGACCGGGCCGCGCGCGTGCAAACGGCCCGTGGCGATGCCGATTTCCGCGCCGAAGCCGAACTCGCCACCATCCGCGAACTGGGTCGAGGCATTGTGCATGACGATGGCGGAATCCACCGCGCGCAAAAATCGCGCCGCCGCCGCCTCGTCCCGCGTCACGATCGCGTCGGTGTGGTGTGAACCGTATGTATTGATATGCGCGATCGCCGCTTCCATCCCGTCCACGACTTTCACCGAGATGATCGCATCCAGATATTCGCTGCGCCAGTCGTCCTCGCTGGCTGGGGTAACGCGTGAATCCCAGCCGCGCACCGCATCGTCGCCGCGCACCGCGCACCCGGCATCCAAAAGCGCCCGCACCAGCATCGCGCCTTGCGTGAATCCACGGTCGATCAAAAGCGTTTCCGCTGCGCCGCAAATTCCGGTGCGCCGCATCTTGGCGTTCAGCACGATGTCCCGCGCCATCGCCGGGTCTGAATCCGCATGGACATAGACATGCACGATCCCGTCCAGATGGGCGAAGACCGGCACCCGCGCCTCCGCCTGCACGCGCGCCACCAGCGACTTTCCCCCGCGCGGCACGATGACGTCGATCGCGCCGTCCAGCCCGCCCAGCATCAAACCCACCGCGTCACGGTCCGGAACCGGCACCAGCGACACGCACGCGGGCGGCAGACCTGCCTTTTCCAATCCCTTGACCAGCGCCTTGTGAATCGCCCGCGCACTGCCCAGCGCATCGGAACCCGAACGCAAAATCACCGCGTTGCCGGATTTGACACACAAAGCCGCAGCATCGGCGGTGACGTTCGGACGGCTTTCATAAATCACACCCAGCACGCCGATCGGCACCCGTATCTGTTCGATACGCAACCCGTTGGGCCGGGTCCAGCTTTTGACGACGCTGCCCACCGGATCGGGAATCTCGGTCACCGCCGCCACGCTTGCCGCCATCGCCTGCAACCGCGCATCGTTCAACATCAACCGGTCGATGAATGCGGGGCCTTTATCTTTGGCGGCCTCGACATCGCGGGCGTTCGCGGCCAGTATCGCGGGCGCGTCGGCGGCCAGCGCCTCCGCCATCGCCCACAACGCACCGTTCTTGCGATCGCCCGGCACATGCGCCAGCACCCGCGCCGCATCGCGCGCCGCGCGCCCCATCGTCCGCATCGCGTCTTCAAGCGTCATGCGTCATCACCAGATCGTTGCGGTGGATCATCTCGGTCCGCGCAGGCCCGCCAAGGACCGCCGCGATATCCGCCGATTTCAAACCAGCCACGCGCCGCGCATCGGCGGCATCGTACCCGACCAGCCCGCGCGCGATTTCCTGCCCCGCCGCGTTCAGCACCGAAACCACGTCGCCATGTGAAAATGCGCCACTGACCGCGACCACCCCCGCGGGCAACAGGCTTTTACCCGAAATCAACGCCAGCAGCGCGCCATCGTCGACGCTCAACGCACCCGCTGGCGCCATCGCCCCGGCGATCCAGCGCTTGCGCGCCGCAAGCGGCGTCAGCGCCGGCTTGAACAGCGTATACCGCCCGCCCGCGGCGTTCCCCGCGGCATTCATGGCGTAAAGCGGGTGGCGCACATGCCCGTTCGCGATGATCAGCGCCGCGCCCGCCCCGGTCGCGATTTTCGCGGCTTCGACCTTGGTTTTCATGCCGCCGCGTGAAAATTCCGATGCCGCGCCGCCCGCCATACCCTCGATCTGCGGCGTGATTTTTTCGACCACGGCAATATGCCGCGCCGCCTTGTCCTGCGCCGGGTTTGCGGTATACAGCCCATCGACGTCCGAAAGCAGCACCACGCAATCCGCCTCGATCATGCTGGCCACCCGTGCGGCCAGCCGGTCGTTGTCGCCGTACCGGATTTCGGCTGTGGCCACCGTGTCGTTTTCGTTGATCACCGGAACCGCACCCATGCCCAGCAGGGTAAACATGGTCGCCTGTGCATTCAGGTAACGCCGCCGCGCCTCGGTATCGCCCGGCGTTACCAGCACCTGCGCCGCGACATGCTTGTGCACGGCCAATGCCTCGCTCCATGCGCGGGCCAGCGCGATCTGCCCGACGGCGGCCGAGGCCTGGCTTTGCTCAAGGCTCAAAACCCCGGAAGGCAGTTTCAGAATTGTTCGGCCCAACGCGATCGCGCCCGACGACACGACAGCGACCTCGACCCCGGCGTCCTTCAGCCGCGAAATATCGGCAACCAGCGATGCCAGCCATTCAGATTTCAGCCGCCCCGCCCGCTGATCGACCAGCAGCGCCGAACCGACCTTGATAACGATGCGCTTATAGGCGGACAGCATGACTACAACCCGACCATCCCGGCCAACGACTCCGCCCGCGCCAAGGCACCGTCCAGCGTCGCCATGGTCTTGCCAAGGTCGGCGCTCTCATCCCCGCGCCATGTCCGCAGCGTCCAAAGATACACGGCGCTCAACCCCGCGATGCGAGCCGCACCCTTCATGCCTTGCGTTTCGATCCCGCAGGCTTCAAGCATCCACAGCATCGAGCGCGCGATATGCGGCAATGTCACCACCGCCAGGCGCGGATCGGTCATCGCCCCGTGCAGGATCGACACGACCGCCGCGCGATCCCGGTTCAAACGCTCCAGCCGCTGCATCACCGCGTCGAATAGCCGATCGCGCTCGC containing:
- a CDS encoding glutamate 5-kinase, translating into MLSAYKRIVIKVGSALLVDQRAGRLKSEWLASLVADISRLKDAGVEVAVVSSGAIALGRTILKLPSGVLSLEQSQASAAVGQIALARAWSEALAVHKHVAAQVLVTPGDTEARRRYLNAQATMFTLLGMGAVPVINENDTVATAEIRYGDNDRLAARVASMIEADCVVLLSDVDGLYTANPAQDKAARHIAVVEKITPQIEGMAGGAASEFSRGGMKTKVEAAKIATGAGAALIIANGHVRHPLYAMNAAGNAAGGRYTLFKPALTPLAARKRWIAGAMAPAGALSVDDGALLALISGKSLLPAGVVAVSGAFSHGDVVSVLNAAGQEIARGLVGYDAADARRVAGLKSADIAAVLGGPARTEMIHRNDLVMTHDA
- a CDS encoding DEAD/DEAH box helicase encodes the protein MSENTFENLGLSDTLLRAVTEAGYVTPTEIQTRAIPWILQARDVIGIARTGTGKTASFTLPMIEILAGGISKARMPRALILTPTRELAAQIAENFDKYGKYSSLSKCLIVGGVGMDQQISLLQRGVDVLIATPGRLLDLFERGNVLLNDIKVLVVDEADRMLDMGFIPDIERILKLIPPIRQTLLFSATMPGPIQKLAEQFMQNPRTVAVAAQASPAETVSQNLIALKGGRDKDRTLLRLIEDPATGVVNAFVFCNRKRDVSTLARFLAGQGISAAPLHGDMPQAKRTETLQAFKDGQVAVMICSDVAARGLDITGVSHVFNYDVPFNAEDYVHRIGRTGRAGRTGVSYTLATPDDGKLVDAIEKLIGRAIPRADAPARSGGDGQREEKAEKQEKHERSRGDRKKSAEAPAKGEGRNVHGERRPGAGNRAQAFDADDKSGPGFGDHLPAFMGGGKR
- a CDS encoding 1-deoxy-D-xylulose-5-phosphate synthase yields the protein MTPAPHAAHKHAQDTPAETGASVRLLDRVHTPADLRALNDTQLKRVADEVRAEMIDAVAQTGGHLGAGLGVVELTVAIHAVFDTPRDKLIWDVGHQAYPHKILTGRRDRIRTLRQGGGLSGFTKRSESEYDPFGAAHSSTSISAGLGMAVARDLRGDDNAVICVIGDGAMSAGMAYEAMNNAGALHSNLIVILNDNDMSIAPPVGAMSRYLARLVSSKPYMGARDTAKRIAKILPEPFQKAARRAEETARAALGSGTLFEEMGFYYIGPVDGHDLDALLPILRNLRDTPHDGPILLHAITKKGKGYPPAEDAADKMHGVTRFNVVTGAQEKSRADAPSFTSVFGRELVRHARRDESIVGITAAMPAGTGMDIFADAFPDRMFDVGIAEQHAVTFAAGLAAEGLKPFCAIYSTFLQRAYDQLVHDVAIQNLPVRFALDRAGLVGADGATHAGSFDIAYLGCLPNMMLMAAADEAELAAMVATAAAYDSGPCALRYPRGNGFGVAMPENPAPLRIGRGRVLRRGDDVAILSYGARLQECLAAADILAARGVSCTVADARFAKPLDTALVADLVKNHKGVVTIEEGSAQGFGAIVLQHLAGTGAFDRGCRIRTLHLPDIYQDQDKPEKQYEQAGLSAAHIATAAARLAKN
- a CDS encoding glutamate-5-semialdehyde dehydrogenase; its protein translation is MRTMGRAARDAARVLAHVPGDRKNGALWAMAEALAADAPAILAANARDVEAAKDKGPAFIDRLMLNDARLQAMAASVAAVTEIPDPVGSVVKSWTRPNGLRIEQIRVPIGVLGVIYESRPNVTADAAALCVKSGNAVILRSGSDALGSARAIHKALVKGLEKAGLPPACVSLVPVPDRDAVGLMLGGLDGAIDVIVPRGGKSLVARVQAEARVPVFAHLDGIVHVYVHADSDPAMARDIVLNAKMRRTGICGAAETLLIDRGFTQGAMLVRALLDAGCAVRGDDAVRGWDSRVTPASEDDWRSEYLDAIISVKVVDGMEAAIAHINTYGSHHTDAIVTRDEAAAARFLRAVDSAIVMHNASTQFADGGEFGFGAEIGIATGRLHARGPVGAEQLTTVQNVVHGTGQTRP
- a CDS encoding TetR family transcriptional regulator, with amino-acid sequence MASKRQKKTQVRGRDARTDVIDAALRLAALRAWDRVTLADIAEEAGISLAALAQMFTCREDIVTAYARRVDADALSGISGEGSERDRLFDAVMQRLERLNRDRAAVVSILHGAMTDPRLAVVTLPHIARSMLWMLEACGIETQGMKGAARIAGLSAVYLWTLRTWRGDESADLGKTMATLDGALARAESLAGMVGL
- a CDS encoding CoA-binding protein, coding for MSHPPGPPGINAFLRAARTIAVVGASPDPMRSSHGVMRALQGAGYRCIPVNPKETEILGERCYKSLSDIPADITIDIVDVFRRAEYAPAIAREAVARGAKCLWLQMGIVNDDAMDIARAGGLHAVQDECLAVVVRTLT
- a CDS encoding DUF1993 domain-containing protein, which translates into the protein MTDAKPLGMYEASIPVFVRHLENLAVFLKKGADDAAARNIDPAVFLNARLAPDMFALTRQVQIATDMCKAFPCRLTGAEPPSYPDTETGFDELQARIAKTIAHLKTFTPAQIDGREGASVVFPRRGGREWRFSGADYLMHYVTPNLLFHITTAYAILRHNGVNLGKADFLGM